The Triticum aestivum cultivar Chinese Spring chromosome 4B, IWGSC CS RefSeq v2.1, whole genome shotgun sequence sequence ATGCGCCACCACAACCGGGTACATGTCCCTAGCCTCCTCCATGGCCCTTGGCGAGGTTGGCGTGCTCTGGGGATCGTCGGACCGTCCCATGCCCTTGTGAAGCAGGTGCACTGGCGACGAGCCCCGGCTAGGCATGGGCGACGCCCCTCGGCTGGGCGTCGCGTCGCCGATCATCTGCGCCATCAGCATGTCCGTGTCTCGgaccttcttcttctccttggccgTGTTCCGCCAGTTTGTCAGCGCCTTGGCCGTCTGCTCGTCGAAGATGGACCTCTTCATGTTTGATCCCATCTGCAACCCATCACACCGATTACATGATTAAGGCTGCTGTTTCTCCTCTCCCAGAGCAATTGTTCAGACATCTTCATCAACGGCTTTATTACCTGTGTGACGAGCGCGTAGAGCGGGAAGGTGATATAGCTGCAGAGGAACTGAAGAGCCAGCCCCAGCACGACCTTCATGATGCTCAGCCCGATGTGCATATGGAAGCATTTCTTCAAGCCGGGCGTGGCCTACGAACAAGTAAATCTCCGTCAGTGCAGTTCATCAGCACTACTTGGTGCCTTGCATCCCTAACTGAACTGCCAATTACTGGTGCATACCACTGTCCACACGAAATGTGCCATCTGAAACGCGTTCTGGAATAGCGTCAGGTGTATGAAGAAGAGGACCCAGTCGGGGCGGTGGaaccagaagaacttgttgctGGGCTCAACCACGGGCGCCCCCTTGATGACGCTCGCCCGGTCCTGGATCTCCAGGGCCATCTCCATGATGATCATCTCCAGCTTGGTTCCAACACACAAGAGGATCTGAGAAAGACAAGGCAGACAATGGCATTTTCAATTAAGGTGTGGTTTCGCATTGCAATCAAATGGGGCTGGCTGTTGCTTTCGACGGAGAAATTCACACTTACGACGAGAGGGATGAAAGAAATCCAGGTGAGCGTGCCGATCCCTGCCAGCAGAAAGAAGGGGAAAAGAAAGGTTAGAAAATGAACGGTGGTTACGAGACAAATTACAAGTGTTTTAGCAaggtccataccgtcaatgtcaaGGAAGAGGGTGAGGATCGCCACACACCACAGCGGGAGGCTGCGAAAAGAGGCCAAATGTGTCAAGATCACGCAAGGAAGACCAACAGGAGCAAAGACCATGACGCAGCAAACTGATAGTATTGTATCATGTGGAACTTAAGCAATATCATATGGAGCCTGGCGGCAATTGTATAGTCGTATCCATGGAATGTTGTAAGCTACCTGATGCCAACGACGACTTTGAAGTCGTCCTCCATGGACCTCTTGATGTACTTGTGGAAGTCGAACTTGCTGTTATGCGACAAATGCGCCTGCGCGGAATCGTGGAAAGAGAAGACATGAGATCATTGGTGTCGGAAATATACTTATTTCAGAAGTGTCGCGGCAATGGCTGACGGAGCTAGAAGGAGGGGGGCTTTTTTTGGTTGTACGTACGTTGATGAAGCCTGCCCTCAAGGTGAGGTAGTCCACCTTGGTGACCGACCTGAAGAACTgcctgaagaaggccaccaccCATCTGACGCCGGGGGTGCTGGAGAGGCCCAGGTGCCGCTTCACGAACGACGTCTGGTGCGTGAAGCGGAACCGCGCAGGATCTGGAAGCACGGGAAAGAGAGAGAAAACATGTCATCAGTTCACTCCTCTGATCGTGCCTGCCTGCGTGCGTTTGTAAATGCATCAATCAGGTTCCATTTCGGAAATTGTCTGACCATTTGCGAACTGGTATTCCAGGGAGGCGGTCTCTGTCTCCCATTTCTTCCAGGTTCTCATCTGCAGCAGGAAAGAAGAGTACGCCGGGGCAGGTTAAGGATGGGTGGTAGCAGTTTTACCGAGGACAGACGCGCggtaaaaaagaaagaaagaaagaaagaaaggctcACTTTGAGACGGCTTAGAGCCATGATGATGACGCTGTAGGTGACATGGAAGACGGCGAGCACGAAGATGAATATGTGCAGCTGGTGCAAGCTGCCCGTGGACATGAGCGACACCTTGCCCTGCCAGAAAAGCACGCGCCACACCAGTTAGGCCAAGCCAATCAGGAAGAAAACAACAAGAAGAAACTCCGGCCGGCCGGAATTTGTTTGTGTTTTTGTTCCGGCTCCGACAGGCTCACCTGTTTGGCGCAGTAGTAGTCTTTGTACTTGCTCTTGACGGAGCCAGGGGGCAGCTTGCAGGGCCGCATGATGCTGGCGGCCTTCTCGGAGATGCATATCCCGGAGATGGGGTCCTGCGTCACGGCGAGCAGCAGCGAGATGAAGCCCACCAGCATGAGCtccgccttgatcttctccagcgCCTCCGCCAGCGCGTTCTTGTGCCGCTTGTGGAACCACTGCTTACACACGCCAACAAGGAGGAAGCCATGAGCTGAGTCTGACTGGGGCAGACACTCATTTACTTTTTCCGGGAAGGAACTTACATGGCCGAGCTTATGGAGCGCGTGCTCCAGGAGGACGGACACGATGATCATGACGGCGAAGACGAGGGCCACCGCCCAGGACGGCGTCTCCGGCAGCGTCCTCGCTGGGGGGTACTCGTCGTCGTCCGCCATCGGTCCCCGAGCGCAACCTCTTTCCTTGTCCGGAGACCCAGCCGCCGGTCGTCTGAGCCAACGAGGTACCTACCTGGCCGGGTATCTATTCTACGTGGCCGGCCGGCCGGAGCAAGAAAGGAAATGGAAAGCGTACGTACGCAGGTACGTTGTGTGTTGGCGAAGTGTGGGCGTGGCAACCGGGTGGGAGGGAGCTGCCGCGCGGGGCCTTTTatcggcgcggcgcgggcgcgcggcggccGGGTCAAACCGCGTGCGTGCGCGCCTGCGCGCCGGCCGGGTGGCTCGGCAGCGGCGCGCTGCGGAGCGGGAGACCTGCCTAGAGCTGATACGAATGTCGAGTGGCGGGTTTCGGCTGATACGAGCTATGTTTCCTTTTTTTTTTGTTTGAGGGATCGAGCTATGTTTCCTAGCGCGAGGTTGGACGGGGTGGTTGATCCAGTGATGGCACTCTGGGTGCTCGGCCGGCACCGGGCCGGGGCGAGGGGGAACACCCGGTCGGTCCCGTAGTATTTTTTGACAGAGACGGTCACTTTACTTGTAGTATTATTTCTCAAAAAATACTAGtagtattttttttctattttttcctttagGGAATCCGTAGTATTATTCttgactactccctctgttcctaaatactcctatatttctttttagagattccaacaaaagactacatacagagcaaaatgagtgaatatgcACTTAAATTTTGTCTATATACGTTCGTATATagtttatagtgaaatctctagaaaaacttatatttagaaacggagggagtagtttttttgtTCTTGTTGCCATCGTTTGACTAGTATATCTATATCTGGCCATAGTTTTGTCCCGCGTAGGTAAGGTTACTTGGAGATACTCCTAGTTAAGCAGGACAAAAGCCGACGCGTCTGGCTAGCTTGCTGGTTATCGGGATCATCAACGCGGGCGGAGAAAAAAAACTGACGTTAAATTAGGACGGAGAGTTCGTTGGGACCGGCAAGGAAACGGCAAATGTGCTGCCCCGTTTCTTGGGGAATCGAATTGTGTGACGTCGGATCACTTTCGTTGGGTTGATTGATTTGATGCTGCTCGATCGGAGACCCGTTCGCGCCAAAGTTTTACGTGGAGAAAATGACGCGAAACATGTATTGTGCGCGTGAGAAAGGTAAGGTAAAACGAACACGGGTTTACGGACCACGGTTACACGTAGCCACACGTTGGTAGAGGCGAGAGGTCAACGCGACTGACTGTTCCCGCCGGCGAGCCGCGCGTCGGGTGGTGGATCAGGTCGCCGGCGCCTGGTAGGCAGGGGCGTGGCACCTTCGAGCGGGTCGGGCTCGTACCCAGACGGTCGAAACATTCACCGGCCGGGACGTGCGTGCACGATGGCTAGCCTGGTGCTCCCATCGAGTTAGTTTTTCATACGGAGAGCCATTGTTAATCGCCAGCGGTTGACGTGAGAGTAATTGCTAATTGGACAAGCATAGAGTATTGCTGCATGTATTCCTGTTTTGGACTTGATTAATGGGGACGGAGAATCTGTTGGGACGGACCAAACGATCGAAAAGGGCAAAACTGTGCCCGCCTTGCCTCTTCCCCGGCCGAGAAAAACGATAGGTCGATCGATCGAATTGTGTGACGTCCGACTTCCTCCATGCTTCATTTCGAAGCATGAATGGTTTTTTTTTAAATGGAACACCCAGATTCCATAAATCACACGGGCGCAGGCAAAACGCTGGCCATCTGAACGTTTACATCATCAGGTAGGTCATCAGCCCAAACTTGCCGGACCATCAGTCGGCTGGCACTGTATGCCGCTAGAGCATGCGCTAACTGTAGTTTACGACGTTATATATAAACATGTACTGTACGACGTGGACGTGAAAGTTACTTAATGGTTCTTGTAAGCCCTGCTGCATGCGCACGTTTATATTTAGCCAAAGCGTGCACGGTTCCGTCACTGCAGGCAAACGGGCCCGTCACGTATACGTGGCGCACTCCTGCTCGCTTGTGGTCTCGTACTGTGCCAAGCAAGTTGCGACGACTTGCACACGTCGGTCGACGTGGCATCCCAAGTTTGACTGCTCATGGTCGGTCCCCTGCGTGGAGAAGTCGACCACGCCGCTCCGGCGAAGTGGGCGTTTCAACCAGTGGAGTACGGGCCTGATGGAGCGGGTCAAGTCAAATGGAGCGTTGACTGCATTTGTGTGGCTGCTACTTTTTTGCGGACTTGTATATGCAGGAAGGATATACTATTCTTAGCAGCGGTCCATCCATGTGATCAGTGATCTGCTGCTAGTATAGTGCTTAAACGGACGAGATCAAGTCACTGGTCGCCGAATTAACGATCGGATCCGGACCGTTTCTTCTGATCGGGGAAAGTTAATGGCAGGTTTGAATTTCAACGAGGCGAGATGATTTGGCCTAGCCGGTACCTTTGTACTAGTACTAATCAGCCTCTGTTTATGTGGCTACTAGGTGCAATCCGAGATGCATGCATGGAGATCTGCTTGACGGCACACCCTGATGGGATGGATGGGCCCGATCCACTAATATAAGGTGACGGTTCGTTGCTCGTTCCTGTAGTTGACGCTACTGGTTCATGAATGGAAGGAAGCTCAGGGTACACTGCTTTGACATTGCTCATTTTTTTATGCGCGCCATCCTCATCCGGATCTTATCTCATGCGCGCAACCGCACAAATATAGTAGCACAAGAATGTGTCTTTCTTGGCTGATGATGGTCCGGCGGCGGCTGCTTACCAAGAGATCAAGCCCATGAAACGGTGCTCAGTCTTGTCTCGGCGACTTTGCACTTGCAGCGCTGCCCTCGTGTGACCA is a genomic window containing:
- the LOC100037642 gene encoding protein MLO isoform X1, with the protein product MADDDEYPPARTLPETPSWAVALVFAVMIIVSVLLEHALHKLGHWFHKRHKNALAEALEKIKAELMLVGFISLLLAVTQDPISGICISEKAASIMRPCKLPPGSVKSKYKDYYCAKQGKVSLMSTGSLHQLHIFIFVLAVFHVTYSVIIMALSRLKMRTWKKWETETASLEYQFANDPARFRFTHQTSFVKRHLGLSSTPGVRWVVAFFRQFFRSVTKVDYLTLRAGFINAHLSHNSKFDFHKYIKRSMEDDFKVVVGISLPLWCVAILTLFLDIDGMDLAKTLVICLVTTVHFLTFLFPFFLLAGIGTLTWISFIPLVILLCVGTKLEMIIMEMALEIQDRASVIKGAPVVEPSNKFFWFHRPDWVLFFIHLTLFQNAFQMAHFVWTVATPGLKKCFHMHIGLSIMKVVLGLALQFLCSYITFPLYALVTQMGSNMKRSIFDEQTAKALTNWRNTAKEKKKVRDTDMLMAQMIGDATPSRGASPMPSRGSSPVHLLHKGMGRSDDPQSTPTSPRAMEEARDMYPVVVAHPVHRLNPADRRRSVSSSALDVDIPSADFSFSQG
- the LOC100037642 gene encoding protein MLO isoform X2, which gives rise to MADDDEYPPARTLPETPSWAVALVFAVMIIVSVLLEHALHKLGHWFHKRHKNALAEALEKIKAELMLVGFISLLLAVTQDPISGICISEKAASIMRPCKLPPGSVKSKYKDYYCAKQGKVSLMSTGSLHQLHIFIFVLAVFHVTYSVIIMALSRLKMRTWKKWETETASLEYQFANDPARFRFTHQTSFVKRHLGLSSTPGVRWVVAFFRQFFRSVTKVDYLTLRAGFINAHLSHNSKFDFHKYIKRSMEDDFKVVVGISLPLWCVAILTLFLDIDGIGTLTWISFIPLVILLCVGTKLEMIIMEMALEIQDRASVIKGAPVVEPSNKFFWFHRPDWVLFFIHLTLFQNAFQMAHFVWTVATPGLKKCFHMHIGLSIMKVVLGLALQFLCSYITFPLYALVTQMGSNMKRSIFDEQTAKALTNWRNTAKEKKKVRDTDMLMAQMIGDATPSRGASPMPSRGSSPVHLLHKGMGRSDDPQSTPTSPRAMEEARDMYPVVVAHPVHRLNPADRRRSVSSSALDVDIPSADFSFSQG